A region of the Flintibacter sp. KGMB00164 genome:
CCAGCAAGGTCGCCATCGAGACAGCTCCCAGCACAGCCCCAGCCCCGGAAAGCAGCATCCCCACCACCGACCAGCTTACAAAAAACACCATCACCCACACCCCCAGTTGAAACCAATGAGTATGGTAGGTGTAGTGAGCCTGGAGATAGATTCCGTAGGCCAGGCAGCCCAGATACAATGCCCAGCACAGGGGAATCGGCACAAACTGGGCCAGCAGGTAAAACAGCAATCCTCCTCCAATGGCAAAGGCAAAGGACAGCAGGTTCTGCCAGTCGCTCTTTTCCAAGGTACGCACCGGAGCCTTAGGGTCCAGCAGCTCATCCACTGTCACGCCCAGAACACGTGCCAAAGCCACCAGGGTAGTCACGTCAGGGTAGCTGCCGCTCTCCCACCGGGACACCGTCTTATTGGACACTCCCAATTGATCCGCCAATTCCTGCTGGGTCATCCCTTTGTTTTTCCGGTATTGCCGCAGACGCTGGGCAAATTCCTGTTCGTTCATAGGGTTCCCTCCCCTCTTCTTTTCGCCTTTATCTTACCGGAAATCCACTCTCTTGACTACCTCACAGCCTGAGAATTCTATCTCGCCAGATGGGATTTTCTTCTTCCTCTCCATCTGGTATGGTTAGAAAATCAATATTTGGTCCTTTCTCCAGGTCAGTTGTTCTGATACAATGCACTCAAAATCAAACAAAGGAAGTGCACACCATGAAACGGATCGTCAGCGTACAGGACATCTCCTGCCTGGGTAAGTGCTCCCTGACAGTGGCTCTGCCCATTATCTCCGCCATGGGAGTGGAATGTTCCATCCTCCCCACCGCGGTACTCTCTACCCACACCATGTTTAAAAATTTCACTTGTAAGGATCTCACCGACCAGATCAACCCCATTGCCCACCACTGGCAGCAGGAGGGGTTCCAGTTCGACGCCATCTACACCGGCTACCTGGCCTCCAAAGAGCAGGTGGGCGATGTGTGCGCCTTCTTTGACACCTTCAAAACCCCGGACAACCTGATTCTGGTCGACCCTGCCATGGCGGACAACGGTAAGCTCTACCCCGCCTTTGGTCCCGACTTCCCCGCCGAGATGGCCAAGGTATGCGCCAAGGCGGACGTGATCGTCCCCAACCTCACCGAAGCCAGCCTGCTTACCGGCCTGCCCTACCGCACGGAGTACGACGAAGAATATATCCGCCAGATGCTCCAGGCGCTGGCCAAGCTGGGTCCCCGCTATGTGGCCCTGACGGGTGTCAGCTTTGAGCCTGAAAAGCTGGGCGTTATGTACTACGACCAGCAGGCCGGCCAGTACGGCAGCTACTTTAATGAGCGCCTGCCCGTAGCCATCCACGGCACTGGTGATGTGTTTGCTTCCACCTGCGTGGGCGCTCTGATGCGGGGCAAGTCTCTGGGCGACGCTCTGGCTCTGGCTGCCGACTACACTGTGGAGTGCATCCGCGCCACTCTGGCTGATCCCAAGCCCAGCTGGTACGGCGTTAACTTTGAGGAGGTCATCCCCTACCTGGTCCGCCGCCTGGGGTGATTCCATTTTATTCTCCTTTACAATTCATCTTTTGGGCAAAGAAAAAGAGCGAACTGATGAAATCAAAGTCAGTTCGCTCTTTTTATAAAGAATGAAAAAGTGTTGCCAAATCGTTGCCACAAGGGATATTAAACCTTAGAATCCCTGTCATGACAGACTTTTTAGGCTTCTAATATTACTCCCACTCGATGGTTGCCGGGGGCTTACTCGTAATGTCATAGCAGATGCGGTTGATGCCCTGCACCTCGTTGACGATGCGCACAGAGATCTTATCCAGCACCTCATAGGGGATGCGGGCCCAGTCAGCGGTCATAAAGTCGCTGGTGGTCACGGCACGGAGAGCCAGGGTATAGTCGTAGGTGCGGCCATCGCCCATAACGCCAACGGAGCGGGTGTTGGTAAGGACCGCAAAATACTGGTTGAGGTTCTTGTCCTCGCCGGCCTTGGCAATCTCATCCCGGAAGATGAAGTCGGCCTGACGCAGAATGTCCGCCTTCTCCTTGGTGATGTCGCCGATGATACGGATGGCAAGACCGGGACCGGGGAAGGGCTGACGGGACACCAGGTACTCAGGCAGACCCAGCTCGCGGCCCAGCTGACGCACCTCGTCCTTGAAGAGCATACGCAGAGGCTCGATGATCTCCTGGAAGTCCACATAGTCGGGCAGGCCGCCCACGTTGTGGTGGCTCTTGATGACGGCGGCGTCACCGGCGCCCGACTCGATCACGTCGGGATAGATGGTGCCCTGAGCCAGGAAGTCCACCTTGCCGATCTTCTTGGCCTCTTCCTCAAAGACGCGGATAAACTCCTCGCCAATGATCTTACGCTTGCTCTCCGGGTCAGAGATCCCGGCCAGCTTGCCCAGGAAACGCTGCTCGGCGTCCACACGGACAAAGTTGATATCCCACTTGGAGAAGGCCTGCTCCACCTCGTCGCCCTCGTTGAGACGCATGAGGCCGTGGTCCACAAACACACAGGTGAGCTGGCTGCCTACCGCCTCGGCCAGCAGCGCGGCCACCACGGAGGAGTCCACACCGCCGCTGAGGGCCAGCAGCACCTTACCGCTGCCTACCTTC
Encoded here:
- a CDS encoding pyridoxamine kinase; protein product: MKRIVSVQDISCLGKCSLTVALPIISAMGVECSILPTAVLSTHTMFKNFTCKDLTDQINPIAHHWQQEGFQFDAIYTGYLASKEQVGDVCAFFDTFKTPDNLILVDPAMADNGKLYPAFGPDFPAEMAKVCAKADVIVPNLTEASLLTGLPYRTEYDEEYIRQMLQALAKLGPRYVALTGVSFEPEKLGVMYYDQQAGQYGSYFNERLPVAIHGTGDVFASTCVGALMRGKSLGDALALAADYTVECIRATLADPKPSWYGVNFEEVIPYLVRRLG
- the guaA gene encoding glutamine-hydrolyzing GMP synthase yields the protein MSHQTVIVLDFGGQYNQLIARRVRECNVYCEVKPYTTPLAELKAMNPIGIIFTGGPNSVYLETSPHVDPEIFTWGVPILGICYGCQLMAHALGGQVTEAQDDSAREYGKTKTYYDTACKLFRGLPEEGISWMSHGDYMAKVPEGFALTAHSDACPNVAIADEKRGFYGVQYHPEVNHTENGIAMIRNFLYEVCHAAGDWTMEDYCKTAIQQVREKVGSGKVLLALSGGVDSSVVAALLAEAVGSQLTCVFVDHGLMRLNEGDEVEQAFSKWDINFVRVDAEQRFLGKLAGISDPESKRKIIGEEFIRVFEEEAKKIGKVDFLAQGTIYPDVIESGAGDAAVIKSHHNVGGLPDYVDFQEIIEPLRMLFKDEVRQLGRELGLPEYLVSRQPFPGPGLAIRIIGDITKEKADILRQADFIFRDEIAKAGEDKNLNQYFAVLTNTRSVGVMGDGRTYDYTLALRAVTTSDFMTADWARIPYEVLDKISVRIVNEVQGINRICYDITSKPPATIEWE